CGCGTCCTGCTCGACGGCCCGCTTGTCCGGACGCTGGAACGTCAGTCCCCAGCGTTTGAGGTACTTGCCCACACCGGGCTCGGTGAAGCGGACCCGGTAGAGCTTGAAGATCAGCTCGCCTATCGGGGCCCGTGTCCACAGCTGACCGGAAAGCCCCAGGACGGAGGGGGTGTGATCGAGGACGGCCTGTCGGATGGCGGCCTGCTCGGCCTCGGACAGAACCTGATGCTCGCCCACCCGGCGGCCCCGCGCACGCGACAGCAGCGCGTCCCGGCCACCGGTCTGCCACCTCGTCCACCAGTTGTCTACGGCCCTGACCGACACCTTGAACAGAGCCGCGACCTCAGCCCGGTCCCGCCCCTCCACCAGCGCGGACACCGCCAGCAACCGCACAGCCTCCTGCGCGGCCGGCGACCAGGTCCTCGCATTCCCCACCAGATCACTCACACACCGTCAACGAGCACGAACCCAAAGCGTTTTGGATCAATAGGCGACGTCACTGTGACGGCGGTCGGCAGCGACCCCCACGCGGATCACCGGGCAGCCACCTACTGCGGCCACTCGGACTTCGAGACCTTGGTCAACGAGGCTTCGTGCCACACCCCGCGGCCCCGGGCTGATCCGAACGGCCCCACGTCCGGACAGCCCCGCCAACGCAGGACACCTCGCGTGCGCAGGCTTACAGTCGTGAGTAAGAGGCGTTCCACCCCACTCATCGGACCCGGGCAGGGCGCGGGGTGCGGGACTTCGCCCGGCCGGCCGGCCGCGGCCCACGGGGACAGCCTCGCCGTCCGGCCCCGAGTTCAGGGACCTGATGAGCCATGGCTGACGTGAAGGTCGTGTGGACAGGGCTTGAATGCCGTGTCAGGCAAGAGAAGAAAGACGACATCTTCGGCAGCGTTCAGCTGATCGCCGGAATGACGCCGCAGCCGGCGGTGAAGTTCCCCGACGCTGGCACGCTGACGTTCGGGCCTCCAGAGCTGAGGATCTTCAGCGCCCAGCGCCTGCTGTACTCCGGACCGGCACAGGACCTCAGCGTGTCCCTCGCGCTCGTGCAGCACGACTCCGGTGACATCGAGCAGGGGAAGCAGGCCGTCGCCCAGGCCATCTCCACCGCGGCGACGGCGGCCGTCGCCGCCGCCACGAGTCCGGCGGGCGCCGCCCTCGCCAAACCCTTCATCGACTTCCTGGTCGTAGGCCTGGTCGATATCGCGAGCGACCTCCTCGGCCTCGCCGACGACCCGTTCAACCCGGCGGCTGTCTTCATCCCGAAGGACAAGCTGCTGGATGCGAACAGCCGGCGCCAGATACGGCAGCGCCCCAACGATCCGCACACACTGCAGTTCACGGACATGGTCATCTGCAGCGGTACGGACGGTGACGGAGACCTGGGGGTGTACGCGCTGTACCTGGACGTACAGCCGTCTGGCGCCCCGGGCGGAGGCGGCGTCACGCCCGCGGGCGACGGCATCGGCACGCCCACACTGAGCACGGGCTCGCAGGAGTGGCGGTGGAGAAGCTCCAGCGCCTCCTGAACGCCCACGTGCCGGACCTCGGACCCCTGGACGTCGACGGCGACTTCGGCCCCGTCACGGACGAACGCGTCCGCGAGTACCAGCGTCGTGTCGACATCGAGATCGACGGTGTCGTGGTCCTGAGACCTGGGGCATGCTGACGGGCGGTGAGCG
The Streptomyces lunaelactis genome window above contains:
- a CDS encoding peptidoglycan-binding domain-containing protein, which gives rise to MEKLQRLLNAHVPDLGPLDVDGDFGPVTDERVREYQRRVDIEIDGVVVLRPGAC